From Microbacterium sp. YJN-G, a single genomic window includes:
- a CDS encoding MaoC family dehydratase has translation MTDIVQRGLYYEEFELGARYLHRPGRTATEADNVLFTTLTMNTQALHLDAAFAEGRQPFGQRLMNSMWTLSTMVGASVAQLTQGTLVAQLGLGDIAFPHPVFHGDTLYTESVIADKRLSSSRPGQGICTIAHTGRNQDGTVVATATRTVLVHCLPQEG, from the coding sequence ATGACAGATATCGTCCAGCGCGGCCTCTACTACGAGGAGTTCGAGCTCGGCGCGCGGTACCTGCACCGGCCGGGCCGCACGGCGACCGAAGCCGACAACGTGCTGTTCACGACGCTCACGATGAACACGCAGGCACTGCATCTCGACGCTGCATTCGCCGAGGGCCGGCAGCCCTTCGGCCAGCGGCTGATGAACTCGATGTGGACCCTCTCGACCATGGTGGGCGCGTCGGTCGCACAGCTGACCCAGGGCACTCTGGTCGCTCAGCTGGGCCTGGGCGACATCGCCTTCCCGCATCCGGTGTTCCACGGCGACACCCTGTACACCGAGAGCGTGATCGCCGACAAGAGGCTGTCATCGTCGCGTCCGGGTCAGGGGATCTGCACCATCGCGCACACCGGCCGCAATCAGGACGGCACGGTGGTGGCGACCGCCACCCGCACCGTGCTGGTGCACTGCCTGCCACAGGAGGGATGA
- a CDS encoding histidine phosphatase family protein, which translates to MTLITLVRHGQTDWNLARRIQGSTDIPLNETGRADALAAAQALAAGAHHAVYASPLVRAHETGRIIASHLGLAEPAITRGLREREFGVAEGTSVADYIAQYGGWHAEVPGAETLEQVRDRALDSLDRIVRASRRRSSPTAESIIVVTHGGVIRALLLHASGGTLPREGEALRNGSAHRFVAERGTLRLVEPIVS; encoded by the coding sequence GTGACTCTCATAACCCTCGTGCGCCACGGGCAGACCGACTGGAACCTCGCCAGGCGCATTCAGGGCTCCACCGACATCCCGCTGAACGAGACCGGACGGGCCGACGCCCTCGCTGCAGCCCAGGCGCTCGCCGCGGGCGCGCACCACGCCGTCTACGCCAGCCCGCTCGTGCGCGCACACGAGACCGGCCGCATCATCGCCTCGCATCTCGGGCTCGCAGAGCCGGCGATCACCCGCGGTCTGCGTGAGCGCGAGTTCGGGGTTGCCGAGGGCACGAGCGTCGCCGACTACATCGCCCAGTACGGCGGCTGGCATGCCGAGGTCCCCGGCGCCGAGACGCTCGAGCAGGTCCGTGACCGCGCGCTCGACTCGCTCGATCGCATCGTGCGCGCCTCGCGCCGTCGCTCCTCACCCACGGCGGAATCGATCATCGTCGTCACGCACGGCGGCGTGATCCGAGCGTTGCTGCTGCACGCCTCGGGCGGAACACTGCCCCGCGAGGGCGAGGCGCTGCGCAACGGATCGGCGCACCGCTTCGTCGCCGAACGCGGCACCCTCAGGCTGGTCGAGCCGATCGTCAGCTGA
- a CDS encoding TrmH family RNA methyltransferase, whose translation MRLVHVSDPADARLDDYRSLTDVALRRKHEPEGGLYMAESAKVIARAVGAGHRPRSVLTQAKWVDAVGEALDGADVPVYVTSDEVSEQVTGFAIHRGPLAAMHRPAEPALADVLRDARLVLALEDVSDHTNVGAAFRAAAALGADAVLVSPRCADPLYRRSVRVSMGTVFQVPWTRIGEWADAGPALHELGFELAALALSDDAVGLDAYAQARPERVVLLLGTEGDGLTDRALEAADAVVTIPMHGGVDSLNVASAAAVALWALTH comes from the coding sequence ATGCGACTCGTGCACGTCTCGGACCCCGCCGATGCCCGGCTGGACGACTACCGCTCACTCACCGACGTGGCTCTGCGACGCAAGCACGAGCCGGAGGGCGGGCTGTACATGGCCGAGTCGGCGAAGGTGATCGCTCGGGCGGTCGGCGCCGGACACCGACCGCGGTCGGTGCTGACCCAGGCGAAGTGGGTGGATGCCGTCGGCGAGGCGCTCGACGGTGCCGATGTGCCGGTGTACGTCACCTCCGACGAGGTGTCCGAGCAGGTCACCGGCTTCGCGATCCACCGCGGCCCGCTCGCGGCGATGCATCGCCCCGCCGAGCCCGCCCTCGCCGATGTGCTCCGCGACGCCCGGCTGGTGCTGGCTCTCGAGGACGTGTCCGACCACACCAACGTCGGCGCCGCCTTCCGCGCCGCCGCGGCACTCGGGGCGGATGCCGTGCTCGTCTCGCCGCGCTGCGCCGACCCGCTCTACCGCCGCAGCGTGCGCGTCAGTATGGGTACGGTGTTCCAGGTGCCGTGGACCCGCATCGGGGAGTGGGCCGATGCCGGGCCCGCCCTGCACGAGCTGGGATTCGAGCTGGCCGCCCTCGCGCTCAGCGACGACGCCGTCGGCCTGGACGCCTACGCGCAGGCCAGACCGGAGCGCGTCGTGCTGCTGCTGGGCACCGAGGGCGACGGGCTCACCGACCGTGCGCTCGAGGCCGCGGATGCCGTCGTGACGATCCCGAT
- a CDS encoding Sir2 family NAD-dependent protein deacetylase — protein MAGLLRGRRVAVLTGAGISTDSGIPAYRGIGARTRARPMTIQTYLEDEAARRRYWLGGHLGWRAFSAPDPNPGHRALSRLEQAGAVSGIVTQNVDGLHLRAGSTRVVELHGTMHRVLCLDCGQVLDRRSVADRLERLNPWVRVPENIRLNPDGDVTPESTEGFVIPPCTVCGGMLKPEVVFFGEFVPAARFRAAEALMHASDALLVAGTSLTVNSGIRIIERARRRGIPLVIVNREPTRADGWADAVVTGGTSEVLTALAGRLAH, from the coding sequence ATGGCCGGACTGCTGCGCGGACGGCGGGTGGCGGTGCTCACCGGGGCCGGGATCTCCACCGACTCGGGCATCCCCGCCTATCGCGGGATCGGGGCACGCACCCGCGCCAGGCCCATGACCATCCAGACCTACCTGGAGGACGAGGCGGCACGGCGACGGTACTGGCTCGGCGGCCACCTCGGCTGGCGTGCGTTCTCGGCGCCCGACCCCAACCCGGGACACCGTGCCCTGTCGCGGCTCGAGCAGGCAGGCGCCGTCAGCGGGATCGTGACGCAGAACGTCGACGGCCTGCACCTGCGCGCCGGCAGCACCCGGGTGGTCGAGCTGCACGGCACCATGCATCGCGTGCTCTGCCTGGACTGCGGCCAGGTGCTCGACCGACGATCCGTCGCCGACCGCCTGGAGCGGCTGAACCCATGGGTGCGCGTGCCCGAGAACATCCGGCTCAACCCGGACGGCGACGTCACGCCCGAGAGCACCGAGGGCTTCGTCATCCCGCCCTGCACGGTCTGCGGCGGGATGCTCAAGCCCGAGGTGGTGTTCTTCGGCGAGTTCGTGCCGGCCGCGCGCTTCCGCGCCGCCGAGGCGCTGATGCACGCCTCCGACGCGCTTCTGGTGGCGGGCACCTCGCTTACCGTGAACTCCGGCATCCGCATCATCGAACGCGCCCGGCGCCGCGGCATCCCGCTCGTGATCGTCAACCGCGAGCCCACCCGCGCCGACGGCTGGGCCGACGCGGTGGTCACCGGCGGCACCAGTGAGGTGCTCACCGCACTCGCCGGACGGCTCGCTCACTGA
- a CDS encoding HpcH/HpaI aldolase/citrate lyase family protein yields MDFHMGPALLFCPADRPERFAGALAKADAVILDLEDAVLPAAKAQARQNLMDADLDPARVIVRVNDPASVAFPLDLEAISRTPYRTVMVAKAEDAATLDAFGDEYRVIALCETARGVLNAGEIAAHPRVTALMWGAEDLVASIGGLASRFPDGRYRDVARHARASVLIAAAAHGKAAIDAVHLDIDDEQGLADEAADAVASGFRATACIHPKQVPAIRAAYRPDAATIEWARAVLSAAEHERGVFRFEGRMVDEPVLRHARAVIERGQVG; encoded by the coding sequence ATGGACTTCCACATGGGACCGGCGCTGCTGTTCTGTCCCGCCGACCGGCCCGAGCGGTTCGCCGGTGCACTGGCGAAGGCCGATGCCGTGATCCTCGACCTCGAGGATGCCGTGCTGCCGGCGGCGAAAGCGCAGGCCAGGCAGAACCTCATGGACGCCGACCTCGACCCGGCCCGCGTGATCGTGCGGGTCAACGACCCGGCGTCGGTGGCGTTTCCGCTCGATCTGGAGGCGATCTCCCGCACGCCCTATCGCACTGTCATGGTCGCCAAGGCGGAGGATGCCGCGACGCTGGACGCATTCGGTGACGAGTACCGGGTCATCGCGCTGTGCGAGACCGCGCGCGGCGTGCTGAACGCGGGGGAGATCGCCGCGCACCCGCGGGTGACCGCACTGATGTGGGGCGCCGAGGATCTCGTCGCCTCGATCGGCGGACTGGCGAGCCGGTTCCCCGACGGACGCTACCGCGACGTGGCACGCCACGCGCGGGCGAGCGTGCTGATCGCCGCGGCGGCGCACGGGAAGGCCGCCATCGACGCGGTGCATCTCGACATCGACGACGAGCAGGGGCTCGCGGACGAGGCGGCGGATGCCGTGGCATCCGGATTCCGTGCCACCGCCTGCATCCATCCCAAGCAGGTGCCGGCCATCCGCGCCGCCTACCGGCCCGATGCCGCGACGATCGAGTGGGCCCGTGCGGTGCTGTCGGCGGCCGAGCACGAGCGGGGCGTCTTCCGCTTCGAGGGTCGCATGGTCGATGAGCCCGTGCTGCGGCACGCGCGTGCGGTGATCGAACGCGGCCAGGTCGGCTGA
- a CDS encoding acyl-CoA dehydrogenase family protein — MTDDLSTIGLDDDQRELAGMVRDFAEQVVAPQAYEADRTHTLNLDVVRQMGEMGLFGLPFPEEHGGQGGDYLALGIAIEALARVDQSIAITLEAAVSLGAMPIHRFGTDAQRAEYLPSLLAGEQLAGFGLTEPEAGSDAGATRTTARLEDGEWVIDGSKQFITNSGTAITRFVTVTAVTGAGGQGAREEGKEISTIIVPNSTPGFTVEPAYDKVGWRASDTHPLSLQGVRVPEENLLGGRGQGFRNFLSILDEGRIAIAALATGAAEGCLEAAVDYAKQRTVFGAALSTRQNAQFTLARMRARVHTARLAWHHAARLRDAGKPFAEAAAIAKLVAGDAAMDNARDATQIFGGNGFMNEYAVGRHYRDSKILEIGEGTTEVQLLVIARALGLAG, encoded by the coding sequence ATGACCGACGACCTCAGCACGATCGGACTGGACGATGACCAGCGCGAACTCGCCGGGATGGTGCGCGACTTCGCCGAGCAGGTGGTCGCCCCGCAGGCCTACGAGGCCGACCGGACGCACACCCTGAATCTCGACGTCGTCCGTCAGATGGGCGAGATGGGCCTGTTCGGGCTGCCCTTCCCCGAGGAGCACGGCGGCCAGGGCGGCGACTACCTGGCGCTCGGCATCGCCATCGAGGCGCTCGCCCGGGTCGACCAGTCGATCGCGATCACGCTGGAAGCCGCGGTGAGCCTCGGCGCGATGCCGATCCACCGATTCGGCACCGACGCCCAGCGCGCCGAGTACCTGCCCTCGCTGCTGGCGGGGGAGCAGCTCGCCGGCTTCGGACTCACCGAGCCCGAGGCGGGCAGCGACGCGGGTGCCACGCGCACCACGGCGCGTCTCGAGGACGGCGAATGGGTGATCGACGGCAGCAAGCAGTTCATCACCAACTCCGGCACCGCCATCACGCGTTTCGTCACGGTCACCGCCGTCACGGGAGCCGGCGGGCAGGGGGCCCGTGAGGAGGGCAAGGAGATCTCGACGATCATCGTGCCCAACAGCACCCCCGGTTTCACCGTCGAACCCGCCTACGACAAGGTCGGCTGGCGCGCATCCGACACCCACCCGCTGAGCCTGCAGGGTGTGCGGGTTCCCGAGGAGAACCTGCTCGGCGGGCGAGGGCAGGGGTTCCGCAACTTCCTCAGCATCCTCGACGAGGGCCGCATCGCGATCGCCGCCCTCGCCACCGGTGCCGCCGAGGGCTGCCTCGAGGCGGCAGTCGACTATGCGAAGCAGCGCACCGTGTTCGGCGCGGCGCTGAGTACCAGGCAGAACGCCCAGTTCACCCTGGCGCGCATGCGCGCCCGCGTGCACACGGCACGACTCGCCTGGCACCACGCCGCAAGGCTACGCGACGCAGGCAAGCCGTTCGCCGAGGCGGCGGCAATTGCCAAGCTCGTCGCCGGGGACGCCGCGATGGACAACGCCCGCGACGCCACGCAGATCTTCGGCGGCAACGGATTCATGAACGAGTACGCCGTGGGGCGGCACTACCGCGACTCGAAGATCCTCGAGATCGGCGAGGGCACCACCGAGGTGCAGCTGCTGGTCATCGCCCGCGCGCTGGGTCTGGCGGGGTAG